One Etheostoma cragini isolate CJK2018 chromosome 6, CSU_Ecrag_1.0, whole genome shotgun sequence DNA window includes the following coding sequences:
- the fabp10a gene encoding fatty acid-binding protein 10-A, liver basic yields the protein MDFNGTWQVYSQENYEEFLRAMELPEDIIKMAKDIKPITEIKQKGNDFVVTSKTPGKSVTNSFTVGKEAEITTMDGKKLKCIVNLEGGKLVCNTGKFCHIQELKGAEMVETLTMGSTTLIRKSKKM from the exons ATGGACTTCAATGGAACATGGCAGGTTTACTCCCAAGAGAACTACGAGGAGTTCCTCAGGGCCATGG AACTCCCAGAAGATATAATTAAGATGGCCAAAGACATTAAGCCAATTACTGAGATCAAGCAGAAAGGCAATGACTTTGTTGTCACCTCCAAGACCCCTGGAAAGTCTGTGACCAACTCCTTTACCGTCGGCAAGGAGGCTGAGATCACCACCATGGACGGCAAGAAGCTCAAG TGCATTGTCAATCTGGAGGGTGGCAAACTGGTTTGCAATACAGGAAAGTTCTGTCACATCCAAGAGCTTAAGGGAGCAGAGATGGTAGAG ACATTGACCATGGGTTCAACAACTCTCATCAGGAAGAGCAAAAAGATGTAA
- the myom3 gene encoding myomesin-3 isoform X2: METRTLMQLEQEEQSSQMSRSVQLSSQIKKNTFSSSDEEASYSNIYPNIPADLMSVKEILNMDNFPRHRTWEILNETLNAEEEYHRDQWTMFGNEAEKVELDVIRNQHLLRMRVDKLAIRKQAEKKASAHLKYLERLSQKAPDFPIPLRAHTVWEGMTVTLSCTVQGCPPPKVTWYKDDVPLRVSDQPWNYSLKQRFGLNSLEIRRCSPDDAGKYKVVAKSPLGEAMTFGTLLVNSYQGVVAGSEHSQTPALKLEQEAQFGNTFPPTWVEEGDSLTLQCTFTSALLPFQQDVSWFRDGIQLHQSSTLEIKTLNNKSSITLKDAQKDHEGVYTTRLRTGDNIQEHSAFVYVKDASAAVVGGPASPLAVQVSDINKDYVFLTWQPPSADGASAVEGYYVERYDLGHGKWVRCNVHIQKMCCYPVCGLKEGTLYQFRVRAVNQAGAGRPSKATEPVLTADPLEHTRTMVVKVDRGRTVTITKDEIEGQVKAPFPPTNVHASEVSDTYVVLSWAEPEPRGREPLTFYVERSLVGKSSWELASMDMMVNSPRFTVFDLVKGKQYCFRVRSINKYGVSDPSEPSTPISLGKPQAVPAPPHSVMAIRDTDTSVLLQWKEPKERDDIQGYYLYYTETGKQDWKTVNNKPVTKTRFTVHGLKNRREYVFRVKSVSRAGNSNYSDESRPILVKSAISVPSAPSGITLLLCTGSEMVLGWRAPTCNGGDPVRGYYLDKREKDTDTWREVNVKSTKERQFKVCNLTSGHFYQFHVCAANIAGVGKPSEASEAFLCEKWTMPEPGCPCDVEFREVRNNSLALLWAAPLYEGQSPVTGYLLEISQGDISDNWTALNERPISETHYKVSGLQAGQTYRLRVSAVNEAGVGRASLPTEPITAQTRPGAKDIEIGVDNDGFIFLGYEADEKDDESMILWSKNYTESIDAGRAREETKKNGSVLTFMDPSEEDLGLYTVEMSDNPNLSSSYDFTAEDLEQLKELSWQVRNPLIALKSGWQVDVSEKGDVRLWLQTESLSDAAELRLIFNDREITSTPHRKITFDKAKGLVEIVLEQLSQEDEGQYTAQLKDGRAKNQFTFVFVDQKFRQTLALADKNRRDHQRKSGPYFQEYLSWSVNEDCEVIIKCKVTNTNKDTSLKWFKEGVAVTQLVYEQSSGVSTLTIPQVTKKESGSYRAVVSDGRGEDVSILELLDDEYDKLLQQLSKQCALSASPLKIQSTAEGFKLYCSLKYYISYMKTSWYFKEKRIDQEAKTKPGSNMQNVWIEIFNPTEKDKGKYTLEMFDGKETHKRSLDLSEQVFADALLEYQRLKQAAIAEKNRAKVTKGLPDVVAIMEGKSLCLTCYIDGEPTPEIVWLRNDKEIVNETHFTLTKEPKCSTININNVSLEDSGKYSIFVRNQYGSETVDVTVSVYMHGEKPPIHAVLMGLD, translated from the exons GGAAATCCTGAATGAAACTCTGAATGCTGAGGAAGAGTATCACAGAGATCAGTGGACCATGTTTGGGAACGAGGCTGAAAAGGTGGAGCTGGACGTGATCAGGAACCAGCACTTGTTACGCATGCGCGTTGATAAATTGGCCATTCGCAAGCAG gcagaaaaaaaggcatctgCCCACTTGAAGTACCTGGAGCGTCTGAGTCAGAAGGCCCCAGACTTCCCAATCCCCCTGAGGGCTCACACAGTCTGGGAGGGCATGACGGTCACACTCTCCTGTACCGTCCAGGGCTGTCCACCCCCAAAGGTCACATG GTATAAGGATGATGTGCCACTGAGAGTGTCTGACCAACCATGGAATTACAGCCTTAAACAAAGATTTGGTCTAAACTCACTGGAGATCAGACG GTGCTCTCCTGATGATGCTGGCAAGTATAAAGTAGTAGCCAAGAGTCCCCTGGGGGAAGCTATGACATTTGGAACACTTCTGGTGAACT CATATCAAGGAGTCGTGGCTGGTTCAGAGCACTCGCAGACCCCCG CCTTGAAGCTTGAGCAAGAAGCCCAGTTTGGCAACACCTTTCCCCCAACATGGGTGGAGGAGGGTGACAGCCTCACCCTGCAATGTACCTTCACCTCAGCTCTGCTGCCCTTCCAGCAGGATGTCAGCTGGTTCAGAGATG GCATCCAGCTGCATCAGTCTAGCACTTTGGAGATTAAGACACTCAACAACAAGTCCTCTATCACTTTAAAAGATGCACAAAAGGATCATGAAGGTGTCTACACTACCCGACTGAGGACCGGGGATAATATCCAGGAGCACAGTGCTTTTGTCTACGTCAAAG ATGCATCAGCTGCAGTGGTGGGAGGCCCCGCCTCTCCTCTGGCCGTCCAGGTATCTGACATCAACAAGGACTACGTCTTCCTTACCTGGCAGCCACCTAGTGCTGATGGAGCCTCAGCTGTTGAGGGTTATTATGTGGAAAG ATATGACCTCGGTCATGGTAAGTGGGTGCGCTGCAATGTGCATATTCAGAAAATGTGCTGCTACCCAGTGTGTGGGCTAAAGGAAGGAACTCTGTACCAGTTCAGAGTTCGTGCCGTTAACCAGGCTGGAGCAGGGCGTCCCTCCAAGGCTACCGAGCCCGTCCTCACAGCAGACCCCCTGGAACACACCCGGACCATGG TGGTCAAAGTAGACAGAGGAAGGACGGTTACCATTACAAAAGATGAAATTGAAG GTCAGGTTAAAGCTCCTTTCCCTCCCACAAATGTCCACGCCTCTGAGGTGAGCGACACCTACGTGGTGCTGAGCTGGGCCGAGCCTGAACCCAGAGGCAGGGAGCCTCTCACCTTCTACGTGGAGCGG TCCCTGGTAGGGAAGAGCAGCTGGGAGCTGGCCAGTATGGACATGATGGTAAACTCTCCCAGGTTCACGGTGTTTGACCTGGTCAAAGGCAAGCAGTACTGCTTCAGAGTGCGCTCCATCAACAAGTACGGTGTCAGCGACCCATCTGAGCCGAGTACACCCATCTCCTTGGGAAAGCCACAAG CGGTGCCAGCTCCACCTCACTCTGTCATGGCCATCAGAGACACAGACACCTCGGTGCTGCTCCAGTGGAAGGAACCCAAAGAAAGAGACGATATCCAGGGCTACTACCTGTACTACACTGAAACTGGCAAACAAGACTGGAAGACTGTCAACAACAAGCCTGTTACCAAAACTCG atttACAGTCCATGGACTCAAGAATCGAAGGGAATATGTGTTCAGGGTGAAGTCAGTGAGCCGAGCTGGAAACAGCAACTATTCAGATGAGTCTCGTCCCATTCTCGTCAAATCGGCCATTT CTGTTCCCTCAGCTCCCTCTGGCATCACCCTGCTGCTGTGCACTGGATCAGAGATGGTGTTGGGCTGGAGGGCCCCCACATGTAACGGGGGAGACCCTGTGCGTGGATACTACCTggacaagagagaaaaagacacgGATACATGGAGAGAGGTCAACGTTAAGTCCACTAAAGAAAGGCAGTTCAAA GTTTGCAACCTGACTAGTGGACACTTCTACCAATTCCATGTGTGTGCTGCCAACATAGCTGGCGTGGGGAAGCCCTCTGAAGCCAGTGAAGCTTTCCTGTGTGAGAAGTGGACGATGCCAGAGCCAG gtTGCCCCTGTGACGTGGAGTTCCGGGAGGTGAGAAACAACTCCCTGGCGCTGCTGTGGGCAGCTCCGTTGTACGAAGGACAGAGCCCCGTCACTGGCTATTTGCTGGAAATTAGCCAGGGTGACATATCGGACAACTGGACTGCTTTGAATGAAAGGCCAATCTCTGAAACCCATTACAAG GTGTCAGGTCTTCAGGCAGGTCAGACCTACCGTCTCCGTGTGTCGGCTGTCAACGAGGCAGGAGTCGGCCGTGCTTCCCTTCCCACTGAGCCAATAACAGCTCAGACCAGACCAG GTGCCAAAGACATTGAGATTGGAGTTGACAACGATGGTTTCATATTTCTGGGCTACGAGGCTGATGAGAAGGATGACGAGAGCATGATTCTGTGGAGCAAAAACTACACCGAGAGCATCGATGCCGGGAGAGCTCGGGAAGAAACCAAGAAGAACGG GTCGGTCCTCACCTTCATGGACCCCTCTGAGGAGGATCTGGGTCTCTACACAGTGGAGATGAGCGACAACCCAAACCTGTCGTCAAGCTACGACTTCACCGCTGAAG ACCTTGAGCAACTCAAAGAACTCAGCTGGCAAGTCAGAAATCCCT tGATAGCTCTGAAGTCGGGCTGGCAGGTGGATGTTTCTGAGAAAGGCGATGTGCGTCTTTGGCTTCAGACTGAGAGTCTGAGTGACGCTGCTGAGCTCCGTCTTATCTTCAATGACCGAGAAATCACCAGCACTCCG CACCGTAAGATCACCTTCGACAAGGCCAAAGGTCTGGTAGAGATTGTGTTGGAGCAGCTCTCTCAGGAGGACGAGGGCCAGTACACGGCTCAGCTGAAGGACGGCCGCGCCAAGAACCAGTTCACTTTCGTCTTTGTGGATCAAA aGTTTCGTCAGACGCTGGCCTTGGCTGATAAAAACCGACGCGACCACCAGAGAAAGTCCG GGCCTTATTTCCAGGAATACTTGTCGTGGAGTGTAAATGAGGATTGTGAAGTGATTATAAAGTGCAAG gtgacaaacacaaacaaggacACGTCACTCAAGTGGTTTAAAGAAGGCGTGGCGGTGACCCAACTTGTGTATGAGCAGTCATCAGGGGTCAGCACACTCACCATCCCACAG GTTACCAAGAAAGAGTCAGGTTCATACAGAGCTGTGGTGTCagatgggagaggagaggatgtcAGCATCTTAGAGTTACTGGATGATG AGTATGACAAGCTTCTCCAGCAGCTGAGTAAACAGTGTG cgtTGTCTGCCAGCCCACTAAAGATTCAGAGCACCGCTGAAGGTTTTAAGCTCTACTGCTCACTCAAATACTATATATCCTACATGAAAACCAGCTGGTACTTCAA GGAGAAGAGGATTGACCAGGAAGCCAAGACAAAGCCTGGCAGCAATATGCAGAATGTCTGGATTGAAATCTTTAACCCAACAGAGAAAGATAAAGGAAAATACACCTTGGAGATGTTTGACggcaaagagacacacaaacggTCTCTTGACCTGTCTGAACAAG TCTTCGCTGATGCCTTGCTGGAGTACCAGAGGTTAAA ACAGGCGGCCATTGCTGAGAAAA atcGAGCCAAAGTGACCAAGGGTCTTCCTGATGTGGTAGCCATCATGGAGGGCAAG TCTTTGTGTCTGACGTGCTACATTGATGGTGAACCAACCCCAGAGATTGTCTGGCTTCGGAACGACAAGGAGATTGTTAACGAGACCCATTTTACCCTCACTAAGGAGCCCAAGTGCAGCACTATCAACATTAACAACGTCAGCCTGGAAGATTCTGGAAAATACAGCATCTTTGTGCGCAACCAGTATGGCTCTGAAACTGTTGATGTGACAGTGAGCGTTTACATGCATGGGGAGAAGCCTCCAATCCACGCAGTTTTGATGGGTTTAGATTGA
- the myom3 gene encoding myomesin-3 isoform X1, giving the protein METRTLMQLEQEEQSSQMSRSVQLSSQIKKNTFSSSDEEASYSNIYPNIPADLMSVKEILNMDNFPRHRTWEILNETLNAEEEYHRDQWTMFGNEAEKVELDVIRNQHLLRMRVDKLAIRKQAEKKASAHLKYLERLSQKAPDFPIPLRAHTVWEGMTVTLSCTVQGCPPPKVTWYKDDVPLRVSDQPWNYSLKQRFGLNSLEIRRCSPDDAGKYKVVAKSPLGEAMTFGTLLVNSYQGVVAGSEHSQTPALKLEQEAQFGNTFPPTWVEEGDSLTLQCTFTSALLPFQQDVSWFRDGIQLHQSSTLEIKTLNNKSSITLKDAQKDHEGVYTTRLRTGDNIQEHSAFVYVKDASAAVVGGPASPLAVQVSDINKDYVFLTWQPPSADGASAVEGYYVERYDLGHGKWVRCNVHIQKMCCYPVCGLKEGTLYQFRVRAVNQAGAGRPSKATEPVLTADPLEHTRTMVVKVDRGRTVTITKDEIEGQVKAPFPPTNVHASEVSDTYVVLSWAEPEPRGREPLTFYVERSLVGKSSWELASMDMMVNSPRFTVFDLVKGKQYCFRVRSINKYGVSDPSEPSTPISLGKPQAVPAPPHSVMAIRDTDTSVLLQWKEPKERDDIQGYYLYYTETGKQDWKTVNNKPVTKTRFTVHGLKNRREYVFRVKSVSRAGNSNYSDESRPILVKSAISVPSAPSGITLLLCTGSEMVLGWRAPTCNGGDPVRGYYLDKREKDTDTWREVNVKSTKERQFKVCNLTSGHFYQFHVCAANIAGVGKPSEASEAFLCEKWTMPEPGCPCDVEFREVRNNSLALLWAAPLYEGQSPVTGYLLEISQGDISDNWTALNERPISETHYKVSGLQAGQTYRLRVSAVNEAGVGRASLPTEPITAQTRPGAKDIEIGVDNDGFIFLGYEADEKDDESMILWSKNYTESIDAGRAREETKKNGSVLTFMDPSEEDLGLYTVEMSDNPNLSSSYDFTAEDLEQLKELSWQVRNPLIALKSGWQVDVSEKGDVRLWLQTESLSDAAELRLIFNDREITSTPHRKITFDKAKGLVEIVLEQLSQEDEGQYTAQLKDGRAKNQFTFVFVDQKFRQTLALADKNRRDHQRKSGPYFQEYLSWSVNEDCEVIIKCKVTNTNKDTSLKWFKEGVAVTQLVYEQSSGVSTLTIPQVTKKESGSYRAVVSDGRGEDVSILELLDDEYDKLLQQLSKQCALSASPLKIQSTAEGFKLYCSLKYYISYMKTSWYFKEKRIDQEAKTKPGSNMQNVWIEIFNPTEKDKGKYTLEMFDGKETHKRSLDLSEQVFADALLEYQRLKQAAIAEKNRAKVTKGLPDVVAIMEGKSLCLTCYIDGEPTPEIVWLRNDKEIVNETHFTLTKEPKCSTININNVSLEDSGKYSIFVRNQYGSETVDVTVSVYMHGEKPPIHAVLMGLD; this is encoded by the exons GGAAATCCTGAATGAAACTCTGAATGCTGAGGAAGAGTATCACAGAGATCAGTGGACCATGTTTGGGAACGAGGCTGAAAAGGTGGAGCTGGACGTGATCAGGAACCAGCACTTGTTACGCATGCGCGTTGATAAATTGGCCATTCGCAAGCAG gcagaaaaaaaggcatctgCCCACTTGAAGTACCTGGAGCGTCTGAGTCAGAAGGCCCCAGACTTCCCAATCCCCCTGAGGGCTCACACAGTCTGGGAGGGCATGACGGTCACACTCTCCTGTACCGTCCAGGGCTGTCCACCCCCAAAGGTCACATG GTATAAGGATGATGTGCCACTGAGAGTGTCTGACCAACCATGGAATTACAGCCTTAAACAAAGATTTGGTCTAAACTCACTGGAGATCAGACG GTGCTCTCCTGATGATGCTGGCAAGTATAAAGTAGTAGCCAAGAGTCCCCTGGGGGAAGCTATGACATTTGGAACACTTCTGGTGAACT CATATCAAGGAGTCGTGGCTGGTTCAGAGCACTCGCAGACCCCCG CCTTGAAGCTTGAGCAAGAAGCCCAGTTTGGCAACACCTTTCCCCCAACATGGGTGGAGGAGGGTGACAGCCTCACCCTGCAATGTACCTTCACCTCAGCTCTGCTGCCCTTCCAGCAGGATGTCAGCTGGTTCAGAGATG GCATCCAGCTGCATCAGTCTAGCACTTTGGAGATTAAGACACTCAACAACAAGTCCTCTATCACTTTAAAAGATGCACAAAAGGATCATGAAGGTGTCTACACTACCCGACTGAGGACCGGGGATAATATCCAGGAGCACAGTGCTTTTGTCTACGTCAAAG ATGCATCAGCTGCAGTGGTGGGAGGCCCCGCCTCTCCTCTGGCCGTCCAGGTATCTGACATCAACAAGGACTACGTCTTCCTTACCTGGCAGCCACCTAGTGCTGATGGAGCCTCAGCTGTTGAGGGTTATTATGTGGAAAG ATATGACCTCGGTCATGGTAAGTGGGTGCGCTGCAATGTGCATATTCAGAAAATGTGCTGCTACCCAGTGTGTGGGCTAAAGGAAGGAACTCTGTACCAGTTCAGAGTTCGTGCCGTTAACCAGGCTGGAGCAGGGCGTCCCTCCAAGGCTACCGAGCCCGTCCTCACAGCAGACCCCCTGGAACACACCCGGACCATGG TGGTCAAAGTAGACAGAGGAAGGACGGTTACCATTACAAAAGATGAAATTGAAG GTCAGGTTAAAGCTCCTTTCCCTCCCACAAATGTCCACGCCTCTGAGGTGAGCGACACCTACGTGGTGCTGAGCTGGGCCGAGCCTGAACCCAGAGGCAGGGAGCCTCTCACCTTCTACGTGGAGCGG TCCCTGGTAGGGAAGAGCAGCTGGGAGCTGGCCAGTATGGACATGATGGTAAACTCTCCCAGGTTCACGGTGTTTGACCTGGTCAAAGGCAAGCAGTACTGCTTCAGAGTGCGCTCCATCAACAAGTACGGTGTCAGCGACCCATCTGAGCCGAGTACACCCATCTCCTTGGGAAAGCCACAAG CGGTGCCAGCTCCACCTCACTCTGTCATGGCCATCAGAGACACAGACACCTCGGTGCTGCTCCAGTGGAAGGAACCCAAAGAAAGAGACGATATCCAGGGCTACTACCTGTACTACACTGAAACTGGCAAACAAGACTGGAAGACTGTCAACAACAAGCCTGTTACCAAAAC cagatttACAGTCCATGGACTCAAGAATCGAAGGGAATATGTGTTCAGGGTGAAGTCAGTGAGCCGAGCTGGAAACAGCAACTATTCAGATGAGTCTCGTCCCATTCTCGTCAAATCGGCCATTT CTGTTCCCTCAGCTCCCTCTGGCATCACCCTGCTGCTGTGCACTGGATCAGAGATGGTGTTGGGCTGGAGGGCCCCCACATGTAACGGGGGAGACCCTGTGCGTGGATACTACCTggacaagagagaaaaagacacgGATACATGGAGAGAGGTCAACGTTAAGTCCACTAAAGAAAGGCAGTTCAAA GTTTGCAACCTGACTAGTGGACACTTCTACCAATTCCATGTGTGTGCTGCCAACATAGCTGGCGTGGGGAAGCCCTCTGAAGCCAGTGAAGCTTTCCTGTGTGAGAAGTGGACGATGCCAGAGCCAG gtTGCCCCTGTGACGTGGAGTTCCGGGAGGTGAGAAACAACTCCCTGGCGCTGCTGTGGGCAGCTCCGTTGTACGAAGGACAGAGCCCCGTCACTGGCTATTTGCTGGAAATTAGCCAGGGTGACATATCGGACAACTGGACTGCTTTGAATGAAAGGCCAATCTCTGAAACCCATTACAAG GTGTCAGGTCTTCAGGCAGGTCAGACCTACCGTCTCCGTGTGTCGGCTGTCAACGAGGCAGGAGTCGGCCGTGCTTCCCTTCCCACTGAGCCAATAACAGCTCAGACCAGACCAG GTGCCAAAGACATTGAGATTGGAGTTGACAACGATGGTTTCATATTTCTGGGCTACGAGGCTGATGAGAAGGATGACGAGAGCATGATTCTGTGGAGCAAAAACTACACCGAGAGCATCGATGCCGGGAGAGCTCGGGAAGAAACCAAGAAGAACGG GTCGGTCCTCACCTTCATGGACCCCTCTGAGGAGGATCTGGGTCTCTACACAGTGGAGATGAGCGACAACCCAAACCTGTCGTCAAGCTACGACTTCACCGCTGAAG ACCTTGAGCAACTCAAAGAACTCAGCTGGCAAGTCAGAAATCCCT tGATAGCTCTGAAGTCGGGCTGGCAGGTGGATGTTTCTGAGAAAGGCGATGTGCGTCTTTGGCTTCAGACTGAGAGTCTGAGTGACGCTGCTGAGCTCCGTCTTATCTTCAATGACCGAGAAATCACCAGCACTCCG CACCGTAAGATCACCTTCGACAAGGCCAAAGGTCTGGTAGAGATTGTGTTGGAGCAGCTCTCTCAGGAGGACGAGGGCCAGTACACGGCTCAGCTGAAGGACGGCCGCGCCAAGAACCAGTTCACTTTCGTCTTTGTGGATCAAA aGTTTCGTCAGACGCTGGCCTTGGCTGATAAAAACCGACGCGACCACCAGAGAAAGTCCG GGCCTTATTTCCAGGAATACTTGTCGTGGAGTGTAAATGAGGATTGTGAAGTGATTATAAAGTGCAAG gtgacaaacacaaacaaggacACGTCACTCAAGTGGTTTAAAGAAGGCGTGGCGGTGACCCAACTTGTGTATGAGCAGTCATCAGGGGTCAGCACACTCACCATCCCACAG GTTACCAAGAAAGAGTCAGGTTCATACAGAGCTGTGGTGTCagatgggagaggagaggatgtcAGCATCTTAGAGTTACTGGATGATG AGTATGACAAGCTTCTCCAGCAGCTGAGTAAACAGTGTG cgtTGTCTGCCAGCCCACTAAAGATTCAGAGCACCGCTGAAGGTTTTAAGCTCTACTGCTCACTCAAATACTATATATCCTACATGAAAACCAGCTGGTACTTCAA GGAGAAGAGGATTGACCAGGAAGCCAAGACAAAGCCTGGCAGCAATATGCAGAATGTCTGGATTGAAATCTTTAACCCAACAGAGAAAGATAAAGGAAAATACACCTTGGAGATGTTTGACggcaaagagacacacaaacggTCTCTTGACCTGTCTGAACAAG TCTTCGCTGATGCCTTGCTGGAGTACCAGAGGTTAAA ACAGGCGGCCATTGCTGAGAAAA atcGAGCCAAAGTGACCAAGGGTCTTCCTGATGTGGTAGCCATCATGGAGGGCAAG TCTTTGTGTCTGACGTGCTACATTGATGGTGAACCAACCCCAGAGATTGTCTGGCTTCGGAACGACAAGGAGATTGTTAACGAGACCCATTTTACCCTCACTAAGGAGCCCAAGTGCAGCACTATCAACATTAACAACGTCAGCCTGGAAGATTCTGGAAAATACAGCATCTTTGTGCGCAACCAGTATGGCTCTGAAACTGTTGATGTGACAGTGAGCGTTTACATGCATGGGGAGAAGCCTCCAATCCACGCAGTTTTGATGGGTTTAGATTGA